The genomic window ATCGGTAAATAGAAAACAATTTCAAGAAAGGAAACACACCGAGCAACTCATTCAGCAGCACAAAAAGACACATCACTCACGACCATaccgacaaccacctccttgCCCCCGCAGCATGTCCCCAAAAGCCGCTCTCATGACTCTGGTATTCTGCTCAAAGAACGGCACCCTGGGATCCTTGCCCAGCGCCGTctgctccctcaccaactcATCCCACTTCTTACGGCAAGTCGAATTACCAAAGTGATAGCTGCCCCCGTTCTGGACAATATACTCGGCCACCCTCTTCCACGGAACCTTGGTCGACTGTGGACCCTCCGAATTAGTGTCACGATTCGAGGTAGGGGGTGATAGCTCGCGGACACCTCGCTCAAGAAGGATCAACTAGTATTTCACATGTACATCAGCCTCAAACctttgttgttgaagccCAAAAAAACTTACATCTATCTCGGACCACTCCggcttcctcaccctctcctccctacTCTTGGTCAGAGCACGATACCGGCCTCGAAGAGTCGACTCGGCCTCAGTGTAGCCACCCTCCTGCCGGATCTGCTTGTACGTCATTCCCTTTTGCCGGCTGGCGATAAGGAACTCGTCCTTGGCCTTGCGATCGGCCAACTCGGCCTCGGTCACTTCTTCGCCGGCTTCGTACAAGGATGGACTCGGACCTGGCGAAGATTGAGAACGAGTGCGAGGGTTCGGTGTCAAGGCTGGCAGAGCTGCGGGATGTCTCGGTTTGGCGGCCAGCTTGCTGGTCTTTCTGACTGAAGGTGACATGGGCTCGGCTGAGCTCTTTGACCGGCGAGACTTGCTTCCTTGAGGGGTGGCCGGCTTGTCATTGCTCTTGAGCACGGCAGCTGCCAGTAGGCGTGGCACCGGTCGATCAGGTAGAGTCTTGCGTCCTTTGGACGGGCGGTGTTGCTCGGCGATTTCCATGGGATAAGAGGACGTAGCAGTAGAGGACGAGTCCGCCAGAAAGCTTGTTCGGATGGACTCGGACGATGAGGCATGGGGAAGATCAGAGTCGCAGGCACAGGATTGAAACATGGGCAGATGATTTTGTACCGAGTTCGGGTTCCAGATCCAAGCATCGGCTTGGTGTGGAGAAGCAGGTCTGATGCACGGAAGCGTCTTGTTCCCGAGGTGCTCTTTCGACGCTGGCCAGGGGGATCGAAGAGGTTCGCTGCTGTCTCTCAGAGCCATGGCTTCAAACATGTCTGACGCGCCAGTTGACGAGAAGCTGCCGCTGGAGGAATCGTAAAGCATATTTGGAAATGGGTTGCTGAGATAGTCGAAgtcatcatcctccgacATCGCACTTGGAGCAGAGAATGGGAGGTCTTGCAGAGGAAGTCCATGACCCAGCCCATGGTCCGTTTGTGGGAGCGTGTTGTGGCCCAAGGTGTAGTGATGGCTCTGATTGTactccatcatcacagcGTTGGCTCCGAACCCGGTCTCTTGATCCCAGTGGTCTCCACCCTGAGAAGAGACAAACGAAGTTACCGCGGCCGGTTCACCGCTCTGTTGCCAAtaggaggggttggagaggccCTGTTCAGAAAGAAGGTTTGCGGTGGTCGACTGATGCCAGTTTGTCCTCGGATCTGTTGGCTGAGACTGAGGGTGGGAATAATGTGAAACTGAAACATAAGGTGAAGAGCGATTCAAACCAGTCTGTTCGTCTGCTGCCTGTTTTCGATCAAAGTCGCACCTGTCAGTCGTCCAGTTTTACAGACGGGGCAGCAACAAAGGacttgaaaaaaaaaaagaacgaGCGACAACAAGATGACAAAACAATCAGACGTACCAGAAAAGTTGTACTGTTTCCTATGCTGCCTGATCGCATCGGAAAAGCTCTCTGATCGTAAATCCCAAGGCCAGAAGGTGGCAAGTGCTGGGATCCACTCTCATCGACcccgttggtgttgagcagCGAGGTCGTGTTGAAAGACATGTCGTGGGGCAGGAGGAGCTGTGGTGTTTTAGCGATGTCTGACTTGAATTCTGCTGCCCAAGCTGCAGAAGGAAGAAGGTCCTGTACAGGCCAGAGCATATCTACCTGGGGTCTCATCAAGTTGATAAACAAGTCGAGGCCGCCCTTCGCCGGCAGACCGCACTCGCCTCTGCTGTTCAACTCCCAACCATCCAACTGTCTTGCTTGTCTTTGGCTGACCTTCTTGCCACGGAGcccctctctccttctcctgtcTATCTTCACCGCTGCTTTCGACTTCTCTGCTGCTCTCGAATTGGGGATGGACGTGCCCCAATGACCTTCGTCCATTTGTGAAGAGCCCCGCTTGAAAAGCATGGAGCGACTGACGATGATGGGTATCCGGCTTGAAAGGTTCGTCGGGCAGCTAATGCCGCAACGTTGAGCGGTCAAGGTGAACGATGTTGGTTCGTTATGCAGGTCTTGTGTAGCTTCCCGTTGAAAAGAACCGCTGGGGACGAAGCTCAGGCCTCTCTAATAGCTTTGGATTTGGATGAGCGTTGAGTTGACGACAGTTGAAAATGGAGTGACGGTCTGTCAGAGATGACTTCAAGGTATAGGCGAGGGGGTAGCTAGAATAACAAGGACAGCTGTGACGGTTGAAAAGGGCCCgtcaaggaaaagaaaagaagtcaGAGCGGAATGACATCTTTGCTCCCCACCGTGTGACAGCCGACTTGAGGGCCAAAACAAGGGGATAGTTGACTTAGCTCTCTCCCAAATCTGACATCTCATTTCTTGTAGATTAGCAAAGGGGCCATTGTATGCCACAAGGTCCCAAGCTTGCTCGAATCGGACGACAAATTCCCGAAAAGAGAACCAGACGGCCTCGAGCCCCGAGCTGAGAGTCTGCCCACCTACCATACACCACCTACTTTGCTGTTGATCAAGTCCCCGTCCTTATGTCCACCGGCCCGCATCGCGATGGGGCCCGGCCGAGACTGCCGTAACACATCCCACACCTCATAACCCCTTTGGGACTCATGGATATTAGATCGCGGGGTGAGTGACCAGGATAGGACGTGGATGTCGTAATATCAAGTTTGAGGTTCGCTCACCACGGGTGGCAAAACTGGTTACGGCCATCTGCCTGTTGGGGGAATCCGTGTGGGTCTGTCTGTCTGGACTTCGCCGTTGACGGCTCTGCCTGAACGGTTAGCTACCGCCAACCAGAGCTCTCCTTGCCCAGCCAGAAACGATCAGTACATGGGTAACCAATTGTTTGATTCCAAATGTGATGGATCAAGTGAGGGAGACACTTTGAGCAGCGGCAAACAGGAGACCTCTCCGGAACGACGCATGGTATGGCCGGTGTCGTCTGGACGGCTTCGGCCGCTTTCATGATGGATCTAGCGAAGCAATGGGCTGTGCGCCAAATCACTTTGCATGCTGTTCTGCCATGTGGGCAATAGGAGAGCAAGTAGCTAACGACCCTCGTGGGTTTGAATCATGTTTCCAGGTTGTGGGAAAAGGAGCGGGCCGGTTGATCATGTTCGATTGGCGAGAccaggctggtggtgatggaataACCCCGGGCTGCAGCTATGGCCTGCATATGTCAGTCCTAGTTGGGCGCATGCCACGAACGAGTTACTGCCGCTCGCAGATCTGACCCACTGCCGAGAAAGACAAACAACAGAAGTATCACATCTTTCATAAGTGCCCCCCCACTCCCAGTAGATGGGGAGACCTACAAATCGAGACCGGCAAAGAAAGCCAAATGCAGTTGCAGATTCCCCTTTGGGAGCCCCCTACATCCCACTGGGGCGGGGAGCTATCTCGGACAGACAGTGGTGAAAGTATCATACCACCCTTGTCCTGGCAGGGGCCGTTTCCCACACGATGGCTCGAGGCATGCGAATATCCGTCGAGCTGTCGCCGCAAGCCTTAGCGGGTCACGGCTTGTGTTCCGGATAGTTGTGCATTGGGCGCATAATGGCGACGACGAGACGACAGATGTTCGGATGAGGTGGAGCTGAGATGGACTCGAGTCTGAATTCGTCATATTCGCCGCAGGTCCGACGGGAGACCTTATTTCTACTCTCATGAATATCTGACATGTCTGATGACTATGAGCAGAATATTTGCGGGGTTGGGTtcgaggggaggggaggggaaaggtcGTTTGACGGGGATGGCGATAGGGATATGCCGTTTGATTTTGGTCTGTCAAAGAAAGTAGGTCCAGGTGCAGAATGCAGATTGCGTCTAcagtggagatgggggggtcATGGGTCACACACAGGCTAGGTTTGGAGGAAAAAGTCGCTCACTCGCTCTtcttggacgaggaggacctTTTGGTCAGTGACGGCCCTCTGATTGGCCAGTGCCGATAGCATAACCCGGAAGGCACTGAGCAGGGCagggaaaaagaaactgACAGGAGCTATCCGTTATCGTGCCCTCCTGGCTATCTGAGGCCCACAGCCTGTTTGTCTGAGCCGTGAAATTCGCCGTCTCGGAACCATCCCATCTTCACCCGCTGCCCGAGTGGAGCATATGCCCTTCAAACGGTGCCTCTTTTCTCACCTCGTGCCAGGACTGTGGGCCAGGACTGTGGGCCTCAGGCCATCAAAACTTGGGCATCATCGAGCATCCGAGCTACATCATCTTTGAAGCATCGATAGCTGCAAAGCTACCTGTCAAAGCACGTACCCATTTCACAATGCTGCCATTCCTTCCCGGCCCCGAATTTCCAGCTGCTGATCCAAAACACTCGAtaccatctcctccatgcTGTGCCATCGAGTGATGCCGAGCTCCTTCTCGGTACGGCTCGTATCGACAGTGAAAGGCTCGTCGTATGGGCCCTCAGTGTTGACGGGTATGGCGGGATATTTTGTCTTGACAAActccacaacatcatcataGCATGTTGGgtccccaaccaccaagtaTTCAGTCACCAACTCTTCCCGACCCAACTCCACATCAAGACTTCGCAGCACCGTCAAGCTTACATCACGGACATCCACCATTGACGCAGGCACAACCGGCTTGCCACcaggggggttggtgagagtTGCCATGAGATAGGCATTGACGCCGTTTGGTTTGGATGTCTGTTGGGTGAGATCCCTCCCGAGGACAAAGGTCGGATGCAACGTCACTAAGGAGAACTGAGGCTCATGAACCCGCATCCATCCAATAGTGGCTCGATGAGCGAGGATCTTGGAGGTTGCGTACTTGGCTCCATGGCCCGCGGGGCCAGACGGGAAGGACATCTCCGGGTTGATGGCAAGGGTTGGATTGATACCGGCTATTGTTCAAACCGGTCCGGTTTGTCATTCATAATCTGTTTGCGGGACTTTATTTGGATTGCTTCGCTTACCTTTGACTTCCAGACCAGGGGTGTTCATGCTGTCCGGGggcatcaaggccaagatggaCGACATGATGATTACTCTCTTCACGGCCGGCGTCTCCGCAGCAGCATTTAATATTGCTTCAGTCCCTGCAACAGCGGGTTGCAGATATTCAGTCTTGAAGTCGTCACCTTTGCCTGGTATGGGTGAGGCGAGATGGAAGATGGCATTGATGTCGTTGGACAGAGCGGACCGAATTGCCTCGGCGTTGTCGATGTTGGGGATGACGGCAAAGTCGAGCTTGGAAGCGTGCTGGGGGAACCGtgccttgacctcctcaacttgAGCCTCCCGCCTGACACTCAAGCGAAGTTGGTGGCCCGCCTTGAGGGCATCGAGCACGACTTGAGAGCCGATGAAGCCGGTGCCGCCGGTGATGAAGATTCGCAACGCCATGATCGATGTGGTGCTACTGGCTGGTGTTGTGATGTGAAAGAGAGGGGTACTTGGTACCTTAAGTAAGGTGATACGATCTCTGGTGCCACGTGATCTCTTCCCCTCGCTACAATGAGATTTGCCTGTTGGTCATCAGTGATACTAGTTGGTGTGTTGGGCGCAGAAAAGGGATCAATAATCACTGCGTTGATGTAAATTTGCTCAGCGACTAATTCTCAAAACCGACAACACGTGTGACGTGTGGAGAATGTTGATAATTACAACAGCATCGCATTGTTGATCAGTGATCATGTATGTAATCACCACCTGACCTCCCAGGCCATGCCACCTCGGCATCATTATTCAACAAATCCATGCCGACAAATCAATCTCTGGCGTGATATGTCGTACATTATAGTTGCCCTAATCAAGACGAAATGTTACAAAAGAGCATGGCTGCTCTCCAATAGCTGGCACCTCTCACTCTTCACTTCCAAACAGCATCACCCCTCTCACCATctaccacccccaaaccacaCCATGCCCCTCTGGCTCATctaccaccccccccaaaccttcaccacccccgaaTCCAAATCCGCCCTCGTCAAATCCATAACCTCAATCtacacctcctccggcctcCCCGCCTTCTACGTAgtcatcaacttcatccccctctcccccgatGACAACACCTTCATCGGCGGGGAGCCCTCCTCTGCCCGATCCAAACCCTTCATCCGCTTTGTAGCCGAGCACATCGCCGTCCACGTCAGTCAAAACCCCGACCGTCAAGAGCGAACAATCAAGCGGATCGACGACGCTTTGCGACCGcatgtggaggagaaggggtaTGACTGGGAGTGGCACGTTGACGAGACGCCTAGGGCGTTGTGGAAGATCAATGGCTTTGTTCCGCCTCCTTGTGAGCAACCCCGAGACGAGACCGaggaaaggaggggaggatgctGACTAGTGAACAGTTGGGagcaaggccgagaaggagtgGGCTGAGTTGAACAGGCCTGTgccgtgggaggaggaggaaaaggagggaaaACAAAGGGGTGATCGGAGGTATGTGGTATCGATGTGATTACAGGCGGTATGCTATGCTATATGTATGTCCAACGGCACCTGATCTATCCTATTCTTTCTCGCCTTCTATCGCACTTCAAATCCCGGGCAACCCAATGATGCTCCTGAGGGTGGGCACGTTCCGGGGGAGAATATACGTAGTGTACAGAGCCGTCAAGGCGACAAGCAGCCCAGTGAGCTTTAGTCAAAGTTAGCCTCTCCTCACTCGACATGACAAGAAGCGAAAACATACCTTCTCAAACCAAGTATGGAAATAAATCgccgtcatcaacaacatccaagcacacaaccccaccactcccaccgccaccttccccccatgccccaacccctccatcacccccgtccccctccccacatcctccccttgatacctcacctccctctccacctccgccgtcGCCCCCTTAACCGCCCCATCAGCCATCAcaaccgccctctcctccctcacaaacctcacccaccttccaacaacccacccaacctcctGCAACAAAAAACAACtccccagcaccaacaaaaaCACATGCCCCGAGATATCATGGCCCccgaccacctccccccccagcACTCTTGCACGCCGCCGCAGTAAAAACCTCCTTGACACCCACATCCCCCGCATCCTTCTCCGAAATCTCCGCCATCTTAACCTGACACTTCCCCCCCGTAAACCTAAACCCCCTATCGATAATCGCCGGCCCAAAAAACCACTGCGTCACAAACACCCACCACgccgtcaccaccgcccatcGTATCGTCGCCCGGCTCTTTTGCGCCGATGTCCTGACAGCGGGGTGCGTGAAAAtaaagaggaagaaagaaaatgtTATCCACCCCCACCCGCGCTTCACAAAGAGGACGTTGAAAAGGTTATTTTTGCGGGCAAAGtaggatggggagagggagcccTGGTCGTGGGattgggtgagggggttgtagGTGGAGGATTGGACGTCTGGAGATAAGAcggcgaagaaggtgccgaagatgaggaggagggggtagaTGCTCAGGAGGGCGAGCTcggttggggtggggaggagggggttgtttcTTGGTGGCGCGGTgcgggttgttgttgaggaggagatgtggactgtttgggaggagggggagagggaagaaggagagacGTGTCGGCGGGAGGGGccggagggcggtggtggtgagtcCATCGTTTGGCCGGTcctgtttttcttttgaggGTGGAAAGGTTTGTTGGGTTATACTCGTTCGGTTGGAGTCGCGTTTGGTGGTTGCATTGGAGAGGATAGCAAGAGGTTCGTAGAGGAAAGAAACAGGAGTATTAGACACAAGGATAAAACGTCGTTGCGAGAGCGCAGGCTCGACAAAGAAGCTGGCTTGGTGATGTTTTGGAGCAAAGTCGCAAATCGCAAATTCCAAAGCTATGACGTTGTTCAACCCTGCCTTGGCAACTGCTTCGGACCGGACGTGATCGCGCCGAGGCTTGTTGATTATGTAACATTCGCCAAAGCTCGGACCTCAACGCCACGAATCCCCGAGCACACAAAAAAACGGGAGGCGGGAATGGCGTCGTTTTTTTGTCCGATTCTCATCACAAATGATCAATCACACGTCAAGAAAATGACATCTCAGAAAAATATGCCTCGCAGCCATTTTTGTTTGTACTACCTAGTAAGTTCGTGTTGTCCACTGCACTGTATAGTATCCCCTGTTttccccagccagccacgGCTCTCAAATCATGCATCCATTCATGCAgctttccccccttcctagAACGCCATGGCCCAAACAAATGAACatggagaaaaaaaaagaaaagaaaatcatGGGTAAATGCCGCTTGGGCCACAGTtcgaagaagagaaagaaaacaaaagaccaCCAATgcagaaagaaagaaaaaagcacAAATCCATGTCCCACCCCCCGCTTTCTGTCTCTCAGGGTATCTCATAAACTAATCCCGTGCAATCCCATCCCTTTGTTTTTTCCCGTTTCTTTTATCTGCTCCCACAGGAAGGACGGTTCCCAGTAGAACCCTTCCCAGAGGAAGAACCCCTCCCAGCCGCGCTCTAGGCAGCCTGGGCCTGAGGCTCCGACGTGAACAGCGCAAGGGTGGCGCAAAAGTTGTTCCtgttgtccttgtcgagAGCAACGCCCTCGCCGTTGACAGTCAACATGTTGACGCTGGCCTTGGTGCTAAGGCCGTAAAAGTGCACCGCCGAGTCCTCGAGAGACACCATGTTGACCTGGCAGTCCTGGCTCTTGACGCAGTCCTGGCCGTAGTTGTCAAAGAAGGAGTAGAGACCCGCGCCGTAGATGAAGATGTCCTTGGAGTTAATAGCCCGGACACCCCACGCTCTCTTGCAGGTCGGGTCGCTCGAGTTGGCGCACGACTTCTCAAAGTCAGGGTCGGCATAGGTGGGGTTGACGGTGAAGGGCTTGGTCGCGTCAGGGTTGCCTTGGAAGTACGGGGTCTCGGTCTGGATGAGGGCGAGCCAGATGTTGGAGGCGTTGTTGAACTGGTAGTTTTGGAGGACCGAGTGCTCAGAGGCGGTGGCCCAGCCCCAGACGGGTCCTTCTCCCTCGATGAGAACACCGCGGCCGTTGAAGACGTCAATCTGACCGTCCTTGGCCTCGGGCTCGAGAGAGTGGTCGGCGACCCAATACCACGTGTTCTCGAGGTAGGCGCTGCCACCAGCCGGGATGTGGAGCATCATGAAAGAACCAAAGCACTGCTCGGgaatggtgttggtgacgtTGGGGTTCTTTGCACACTGCTCCAGTTCAAGCTCGGTGCCGCGGTACCCACCGATGCGGGTGTGGACATCCCAGAGGCCGGCAGCGCCAGGCGTAGTACCCTTGACGTTCCActccatgatgatggcgccAGGCTGGGGACCAGCAGTGCCGAAGATGAGATCAGACATCTCAACGTTGCCAACATCACCGGGCTGGCCAACCTGGAAGacgggcttggggttggccTGGTCCTTGAAGAACTGGTCACCTCCAGCAAGGATCAGAGGCCAAATCTCGCCAGTGATTTTGATGTCCTTGGGGACCTTGACAGTCTTGGTAATGATGTAGGCACCATGGTCAAAGTAGACAACTTGATCAGGAGTAACGCTGTCAAAGATCTTCTGGATGGCGTCGGTGTCGTCCGTCTTGCCATCGCCCTTGGCACCTTGGGACTTGACGCTGACAAAGTTGCCAACCGGGACGTCCTCGTATTGAGGCTTGGTGCGGGTGAAGACCTTGCCAGTGGCCTGGTCGAGCAGAGAGGCAGGCTTCCGGACGTTCTGCTGGGCGCTTTGTACAGCACGGCCGGCAGCAGCTCCGCTGACAGCTCCGCCGTAGGTCTTGCCTTGGACGAAAAAGTCCACCTTTTGGTTGCCCTCGAGAATCACAGACTGGGTGGCATTGTTCAGAACAGCCTGCTGAGAACCCGAGAAGTCAACGTTGTCCAGAATGAGGGTGCCATTGGTCTGGGGAGAATCGGGGTTGTAGGCAGTCTTGATACCGGTTGGGGTGTTGGTAAAAACGCTGTCAACCATCAAGACAGACCCGACAGTCTGACCCTCAGGCCCACCGTTGGACATGTCAATACCGACTTGGCAGTCGTTGATGTGAACGTCCTGGAAAGTCCAAGCCCAGTTCCAGTTCATATAGATGGCAGTCTGGCAGCGGTTGAAGGTGAGGTTGCGGGTAGTGAACTGCTGATTGCCAAAGAAGGCACCATACTGGCCACCATTGAAGGTAAGATCAACCATGAAACCGCCGGAGCCGTTGTCCATGAAGATACCCAGCTGCTTGTTCGCGGAACCACCGTCCTCACGCATGTTGAAGACAATATTGTGCAGACTGGTGGCCTGGGCGACCTGCCAGTGGATGCCGGCACCCTTGTCGAAAGGCATGTCCTTGATGTCGATGACAAAGTTGCGGACCTGGCGGAAGAAGTTGTTCTGGTTGGTCCACCAGTTGCGGCCGTCATTCTCGTAGGGATCAGCGTCAATCACGGCCATGCCTTCAAAGTCGGCGGTGGCCTTGAGAGTCGGAGGGTTGATGGCATCACCGACCATCTGGGTGTAGTAGTAGGGAATGATCGGCTTGCTGACGCGGTAGGTGCCGGGAGGGAAGTACACAAGACCGGGGGTCGTGGTCTGAGAGGTGCAGCCGAGACCACAGCGGTTCTGGTCGCTGATGGCCCTGTTGATGGCCTCGGTATCATCGGTGGCGCCATCGCCCTTGGCACCGTAGTCTTGAACATTGCGGAAGACCTTGTAGTTGGCAGGGTCGGCGTTGAAGGCAGCGTTACCTTGCCGCTTGATGGTACTGAGCCACCAGCCAGATTCCTGGCGAGGGGCTGGGGCCGCAACGGAAGGTGAGACGACCCCTATCGCCAGTAATAGTAACGTGGAGAGTTTTGAGAGACCCATCGTGGTAGTGCCAGCTATCTCGTAATGGTGGTGCTGTCAAAAGTGAGTGTTATGGTGTAGAGTCGAAAAGGAAGTGGAAAACTGAGAAGATGTTAGACCAGCTATTTTTCAGAAGTGGGAAAaaggagggaaaaaaaacaagaatGAGGGTCTAGCTCCAGCTAAGTGTGGTGTCAACTTTGCTTAGgcagcgaggaagaagaaaagacgaACGAGGAAGGTGCGAAAACAAGAAATATAAGGTCGCGTGAAGCAGAGCGCGCGTGCCAGGCCGTCAAGGTGCTCGCCTCAAAAATTGGGATGAATGGCATTGTTGGAAGCCAGAGCAACCTTTGCCATCCTCCAAGGTCCCTCTCTTCTAGACAAAGCTATGGAGGTGAAGCTCCATGTGGTTCCCACGCTCCACTTCCATCACTTGAGTGTTTGTCCATGTGTTTATCCCAATGTAGAGAGCACGAATAGAAAGGTGATCAGATGAAGACTTACTTTGTGAAATGTGCCGGCCCAGCCAGATTTGCTGATTCACTGCCGGCAGAGAGCGACTCGGGAGtgtgaggagaagagagatgaAGTGACCGTCAGATTGGGATGTTGGAAGAAGTGGTAGTTAAACAGCCCAAGCCTGTTGTTTACGCTGAGTGAGGGTGAGAAAAGGGTCCGGGACCTGCATTGGTGTCCGGCGGCATCCAGTCTTATACTGCATGTGTCGGTCCATGTGTCCCATGTTTCATCAGACAGGGTTTCCTGGACGTAACTGACGGCATTCATAGCTGGTGGCAAGTGAATAGCCGCCCCATGATCACTGCTGTCTTGCACCACGCAGGTACAAGCACGACAAGGTCCGCCGTGACAGCAGTACCAACCTGGCCTCGGGGGATATGTGGGGTCTGGACAAGCATTGATCTGCCGCCGGGTGCCTTGGAAGCATAGGAACGTCagccttcccccccccatgCCGGCGCGAGGGGCAGTATTGTCACTGGCGGgcagagggggggaggtatgGGGGCAAGGTACCTggggtgatggaggcgatGACTCTTGGACAGCTCATGGGCGAATCATCATCCCCTGGACCTTAAGATCTTGCATGGTTGACAGCTCGAGAAATCGGGCCTCACTCGGTGGGGACTGATcttgaagaaaagaaacacgGGGTTCGCCGGGCTCGCAATTGGCTGGGAGCACCAGATGGTCCAAACATGCTACCGTAGCAGTAGCTCCATAGCTCGGCACAGCAGACA from Podospora pseudoanserina strain CBS 124.78 chromosome 7 map unlocalized CBS124.78p_7.2, whole genome shotgun sequence includes these protein-coding regions:
- a CDS encoding uncharacterized protein (EggNog:ENOG503NW2N; COG:G; CAZy:GH55); translation: MSCPRVIASITPGWYCCHGGPCRACTCVVQDSSDHGAAIHLPPAMNAHHHYEIAGTTTMGLSKLSTLLLLAIGVVSPSVAAPAPRQESGWWLSTIKRQGNAAFNADPANYKVFRNVQDYGAKGDGATDDTEAINRAISDQNRCGLGCTSQTTTPGLVYFPPGTYRVSKPIIPYYYTQMVGDAINPPTLKATADFEGMAVIDADPYENDGRNWWTNQNNFFRQVRNFVIDIKDMPFDKGAGIHWQVAQATSLHNIVFNMREDGGSANKQLGIFMDNGSGGFMVDLTFNGGQYGAFFGNQQFTTRNLTFNRCQTAIYMNWNWAWTFQDVHINDCQVGIDMSNGGPEGQTVGSVLMVDSVFTNTPTGIKTAYNPDSPQTNGTLILDNVDFSGSQQAVLNNATQSVILEGNQKVDFFVQGKTYGGAVSGAAAGRAVQSAQQNVRKPASLLDQATGKVFTRTKPQYEDVPVGNFVSVKSQGAKGDGKTDDTDAIQKIFDSVTPDQVVYFDHGAYIITKTVKVPKDIKITGEIWPLILAGGDQFFKDQANPKPVFQVGQPGDVGNVEMSDLIFGTAGPQPGAIIMEWNVKGTTPGAAGLWDVHTRIGGYRGTELELEQCAKNPNVTNTIPEQCFGSFMMLHIPAGGSAYLENTWYWVADHSLEPEAKDGQIDVFNGRGVLIEGEGPVWGWATASEHSVLQNYQFNNASNIWLALIQTETPYFQGNPDATKPFTVNPTYADPDFEKSCANSSDPTCKRAWGVRAINSKDIFIYGAGLYSFFDNYGQDCVKSQDCQVNMVSLEDSAVHFYGLSTKASVNMLTVNGEGVALDKDNRNNFCATLALFTSEPQAQAA
- a CDS encoding uncharacterized protein (COG:S; EggNog:ENOG503P4ED) translates to MPPRHHYSTNPCRQINLWRDMSYIIVALIKTKCYKRAWLLSNSWHLSLFTSKQHHPSHHLPPPNHTMPLWLIYHPPQTFTTPESKSALVKSITSIYTSSGLPAFYVVINFIPLSPDDNTFIGGEPSSARSKPFIRFVAEHIAVHVSQNPDRQERTIKRIDDALRPHVEEKGYDWEWHVDETPRALWKINGFVPPPFGSKAEKEWAELNRPVPWEEEEKEGKQRGDRRYVVSM
- a CDS encoding uncharacterized protein (EggNog:ENOG503NWZ8; COG:I), encoding MRGMWVSRRFLLRRRARVLGGEVVGGHDISGHVFLLVLGSCFLLQEVGWVVGRWVRFVREERAVVMADGAVKGATAEVEREVRYQGEDVGRGTGVMEGLGHGGKVAVGVVGLCAWMLLMTAIYFHTWFEKLTGLLVALTALYTTYILPRNVPTLRSIIGLPGI
- a CDS encoding uncharacterized protein (EggNog:ENOG503P5DU); this encodes MLFKRGSSQMDEGHWGTSIPNSRAAEKSKAAVKIDRRRREGLRGKKVSQRQARQLDGWELNSRGECGLPAKGGLDLFINLMRPQVDMLWPVQDLLPSAAWAAEFKSDIAKTPQLLLPHDMSFNTTSLLNTNGVDESGSQHLPPSGLGIYDQRAFPMRSGSIGNSTTFLAADEQTGLNRSSPYVSVSHYSHPQSQPTDPRTNWHQSTTANLLSEQGLSNPSYWQQSGEPAAVTSFVSSQGGDHWDQETGFGANAVMMEYNQSHHYTLGHNTLPQTDHGLGHGLPLQDLPFSAPSAMSEDDDFDYLSNPFPNMLYDSSSGSFSSTGASDMFEAMALRDSSEPLRSPWPASKEHLGNKTLPCIRPASPHQADAWIWNPNSVQNHLPMFQSCACDSDLPHASSSESIRTSFLADSSSTATSSYPMEIAEQHRPSKGRKTLPDRPVPRLLAAAVLKSNDKPATPQGSKSRRSKSSAEPMSPSVRKTSKLAAKPRHPAALPALTPNPRTRSQSSPGPSPSLYEAGEEVTEAELADRKAKDEFLIASRQKGMTYKQIRQEGGYTEAESTLRGRYRALTKSREERVRKPEWSEIDLILLERGVRELSPPTSNRDTNSEGPQSTKVPWKRVAEYIVQNGGSYHFGNSTCRKKWDELVREQTALGKDPRVPFFEQNTRVMRAAFGDMLRGQGGGCRYGRE
- a CDS encoding uncharacterized protein (EggNog:ENOG503NX3N; COG:V); translated protein: MALRIFITGGTGFIGSQVVLDALKAGHQLRLSVRREAQVEEVKARFPQHASKLDFAVIPNIDNAEAIRSALSNDINAIFHLASPIPGKGDDFKTEYLQPAVAGTEAILNAAAETPAVKRVIIMSSILALMPPDSMNTPGLEVKAGINPTLAINPEMSFPSGPAGHGAKYATSKILAHRATIGWMRVHEPQFSLVTLHPTFVLGRDLTQQTSKPNGVNAYLMATLTNPPGGKPVVPASMVDVRDVSLTVLRSLDVELGREELVTEYLVVGDPTCYDDVVEFVKTKYPAIPVNTEGPYDEPFTVDTSRTEKELGITRWHSMEEMVSSVLDQQLEIRGREGMAAL